The nucleotide window ttagcagtattttattacggaatacacggcttacggctgtacTGAGAAaactttttgcgtttctggtctcggtcgatgttatctattgtcaacacgctaggaaatcttatctaacatcgactgaaaccaggtgtcagctctgagaccaaagaggagagggcacgagaagaatgcacacgagaaggcagtcttcaactggtaagtatattcacagctttaaccctacaattactttcagtttagagtgtttttagcgttatttttacatttgtagctttctaagagaGAAaatttgaatcgagttgacatgaactgaatttctgttgtgttaagttggtaaagttgccctgtcaagctaccgtaattgattttattttttttgaaagatgtacccaaatacaaaattaccgtgtacccaacaaggtgaaatctattaatttgacgagggtgaaaatctgtaaagtggcaactcatttgttggtccaaggggggtattaggggttggtcagtaaggggttaaaggagtgacccatgggtggagcataaaaataaaataaattaccggtaatggttggattaaatgtattattaaccatgaaatggtggcaaaaatgatatttttgaataaaaattacaagaagaaaaaaaggaagcaaattaagttgtgtggcattttattaaaatagaagcatttttgaagtaactgtttattcgtatgtctttgcaaacaaggcatcccagtctgaaaccaaaatagaaaataaatattgtcagtgtaaaattagtattttgaaaatttggtatttaggaagctgtccacaatgctcactcaatgttctcatgaacatgaatgtacctgttgaaaattgggatgccttcccctgctaaaatgctctgcaaactgaatgcacattgcttttattgctataatagcaatgaagcttacaattcttttaaaacaattcatccacaatttatgaaaatttatagtggattttccatgatgtaatgatcaaatgcactgtacatatgtagatcaacatatatgatcatgatatgatacatgaaagtccaagccacaccaccaggcccatggaaaatgaaagaattaataaagaaaaaatgttactgttagattggaaagtttgctttaaatacttgttttacctgggcacagtgtgtataattaacaattattccacaagcgcatgttggataagagatgatagatagccaacaaggcgcgtagcaccaagttggctataattagctcttattaaccgagcaggaggtctgtatgggagaatcttgaccgaggtcgtaagtacagaccgaaccagtgaggtctgtacacacgaccgaggtcaagattctcccatacagaccgacttagctcggttaataagatgtttattatatggcgaacacaagaacaatttatttatttcatgtaattggtttgtactaactgacattttggaataattgttaattagtaaatttttagctcatgataatgattttccagctttctgattggttccctaagcccatcatatgagccattatcgttaagtttgaccaaataaggaaaaactgatggcgaatttcttgtgctgaaattttggacgtcggaaaaaattgtttcgcggcgtcgtcggtaaagaaaatatcacgatttgaggaagtttcacccgaaaaaatcaagagaattgcttgaaaatttactaaaacagttattcttctcggacttgctggatatgagctgataataaccaacgaggccgtaggccgagttggttatagatatcagctcatatccggcgcgtcctcgaagaataactgttaaatataccataatggctaagccaataaaatatcttgaatttcattatccaatggaccagttgttaataatattagatagataataatctataattttcttcttaccatgcaggcaaacatctaccctggtcccagaggtttttcttaatttttccctgcgtgagagagccgcgaagtggtgggaaagaaaatctttctttctcgccgctttgcgactcgcattcgccgctttgcggctctctcacacagggaaaaatcaagggcAGGGAAAAAACGAGAGCATAATATgattcttaattactggtattgactagactttatttggttaaaaagagctaagcgtaccccaagtgcccaatgacaaggtagaagaactagtatgaaaaccaagtcataatccagtatattgatctgaaaaagaagacaaatgtttgaaaatattaattttacactaacaatatttattttctattttggtttaaGACTGGGATGCCCTGTTtacaaagacatatgaataaacagttacttcaaaaatgcttctattttaataaaatgccacacaacttaatttgcttccttttttcttcttgtaatctttattcaaaaatatcatttttgccaccatttcacggttaataatacatttaatccaaccattaccggtaatttattttatttttatgctccacccatgggtcactcctttaaccccttactgaccagcccctaataccccccttggaccaacaaatgagttgccactttacagattttcaccctcgtcaaattaatagatttcaccttgttgggtacacggtaattttgtatttgggtacatctttcaaaaaaaataaaatcaattacggtagcttgacagggcaactttaccaacttaacacaacagaaattcagctcatgtcaactcgattcaaactttctttcttagaaagctacaaatgtaaaaataacgctaaaaacactctaaactgaaagtaattgtagggttaaagctgtgaatatacttaccagttgaagactgccttctcgtgtgcattcttctcgtgccctctcctctttggtctcagagctgacacctggtttcagtcgatgttagataagatttcctagcgtgttgacaatagataacatcgaccgagaccagaaacgcaaaaagttTTCTCAgtacagccgtaagccgtgtattccgtaataaaatactgctaaaatccattacgtattgaacagctttttagtaatataaactggaaaggtctatatattgccgttttatggctgaaacaatcctcgcggcaaTGGATCAGAaacgaggagcgagcgagcgagcggaaacgaagtgatcatctttcaagactccgctgacatatcgatggctcaccaggtttaggtcgatgttatctagtgctttccgttgttcaaacgatggatagcgctatccaccggataaatcgctatccactggataagtaatagcgaaaccaattgcaatatccaatggatagtgatttatccagtggatagcgttatccaccgtttgaacaactggagccagtcgaccaatgtttaccctagagacgctccctccctcctgggaagattaaaatggcgcgcgactggtttggacacatctgtgttgttttgttctgcgtctcgtaggtgttcgcggaagtggcccgccagtctcctccctgtttcccctatgtacaCAGCAAAAAAAGCTGAGTAAATTGAACTCTGAAAAACGAgtaaaatttgtattttactCAAGCATTTGAGTAGGTGATTGCTACTCAGCATGCTGGGTTGAAACCACTCAATTGTTTGAGTAAACAGAATACTcgtcaaatttactcaaactaCTTACTCACTGAGTGAGTTAAGTGTTTCTCACTCATACTCAAGTTATTGAGTAAATCTTGCTATCCAAAATATTGAGTAACATTTGAGTAACTTTACTCTGAGTCAAGCAAGTGATCAAACGCGAGAGTAACTACTTACTCAATGAGCGAGTAAAGTGCTTCTCACTCATACGTACCCAGATTATTGAGTAAATCGTTCCATCCTTAATATGGAGCATGATTTTACTTACTTGACTCTGAGTCAAAGTACCCACAAAGTGGAAGCTGcttattaaaataaatgcaaatatATCTCATTTTGAAAGGCAACATTAACATAAGGCTAAGGTATGAAAGAATGACTCCAAATCCAAAGGGTCTGACACTCCGTATTCTTTTAATGCAACATAGTTGtattcaaatgaaaaatgtacAAAGTTAGAACAGGATACTTTCTCACTTTTTCTCTACCTAACGGGTATAATAAGAGTATGTCTTAAAATATTCTTTTACAAATCTTAATTGATTGTTGGTATCATACTATATTAAATTTAACATCAACGGTTGCTTGGACCAAtacatttgaaaaagaaataacaatgATGCACTCTGCATTCAATCAAAACTCTTAAGGACTGGTACTAGGGATATTGATGCTGAGAAAAAACAGTGATTTTGCAAAACGTGGCCATAAATTTACTACTTAATTGTAAATACCActcgcataaaaaaaaaatggcaatgtGCGTCTAATCCTATCATGAATGTACACACCAAAATGATTACAAACAGTCCACCCTGTACCTCAAAACAACaaatgagtcctgagaaaacctACCAATGCCTTTGTACAGACTTATAGGATGAAAGTCttttagctccttttggttAATACAAGCAATTTCATTTAGCTCAACAACTTTATAAGTATTTAAATGGCTGACATACTCTAAAACTCTCAATATTTTGTATCTCAATATAACAATTTCTCCAACTATTAATACTTGTTCAACCTTCCCAAAAATGGGAACTCCATGGTGTAGGGCAACTACCACCACGCAACCTCGCGCATACTTTGTTCCATACACTTTCACCCATGAAGTCCTGCAAAAGAGCCATccacaaaacaaataaattgcagcttgaaaaaaaaaaaagtgtatatatatatatttattacacgACTCAGGCAGTCAGTCGAGAGGGCCAATAactaaaatcaaccaatcaaaatgctctaGTACCGGTCCAATATTCTCTAATTATTATATgacaagctccgcgagcgggcagtatgcggcgaattctgtgttctgattggctacccgagcgggcaagatggagtgTTACTGCCCTCCCGaaactgcccgtttcgttcccgcaaataaaattcgccaaagttcaagcgagtgcacgaaagttttctttcgctgaAATGACTTTCtgctaaagtaaaaagattttttgtgatttctctgtctttatggaaccagaaaaagcgtcaacgagaataaaaacaaagaaaagaataatgTTGATAAgctttaaaaatacgttttgcagcaaaaaccggcaaattaaacacaaaagtttgttttgaatttgaaaatttgaatttgaaatttgaatttgaaatgtaaccaatcaaatgattggattttctgcatttatccaatcaggatataggggcacgcgctatcactttagcatttaaatgggttccttttcagtgctcgaaaataaacaagtacgaaaatcatttttttcagtgctctttataccatacaataaatcttttattgaccaagctagttcggtcaagatgactggatattggcctcgttctctttttacgtttttatggacctcgacttcgagTACCATTAGCCACAGACGGGAAATCACGAAAAAAACACTGATGAACGGAGAGAACAACGCCAAAGGACTCGAACGCAGACTTCACATCACAATCAGGAACTTCAAAAGGCAGGTCACGCACAAACACGGAACGGATTGGCTGGTCAGCGGCGGTGACAGGAATAGGGACGTCTCCAAAGAGGAGGGTGGATCCCTCAAGGAGATTGTCCCGGTACTCGGCAGTCTTGCATGTAACGCGGACTTGACCGTTCTTCAGGAACTGGACAGCAGCTATGTTTTCAACATCAAGGGCTTGTAGTAATTACGGGGCAACTTCAGACACTCCTTGAGTCCGGTGGATCTCTTCTGGGAAATGTAATAGCACACTTCTTGCAAACGGCATCActgcaaatacaaatgaaaacgtATCAGTAACGTTCACTAACACTGACCTGAGAagcgttctctttttacgtttttatgtggtccataaaaacgcaaaaagagaactcggccaatatccagccatcttgaccttgcgcttggtcaataatatatacgtaTTGGACCGGGCATTGTCCCGAATGATCCCGCACTTGTGTccctttgaacttgaaattaagaTGGCTGAACGCGAAGGCAACAGTGATAGTCAAGAACTCGAAGATTTTATTTCGGCACAAAAGTCAAGCAATACAGTCAAGAAAACGAAGTCTGACATCAGAGCTCTGAAGCGGTTTTGTTCAACAATTGACGAAACAAGAGAACCAGAAACTATGACTGCAAGGAAACTCGACAAACTActttcaagattttttaaagACATTACGAAAGAAAATGGCGAAGAGTACGAGCCAAGTTCACtcaattcatttcaaagaagCTTCCAGCGCTACTTTTCTGAGAAGAAGTTACCTTTCAATATCTTTGTAGATGACGAGTTTTCCCGCAGCCGTCAGGTCCTCGCTGCAAAACGAAAGAGTCTCGTTCAAAGTGGTTTCGGCAACAAGCCAAATGCTACTCGGGAATTaacagaagaagaacaagaaaagctCTTCGAAACCAGGCAGTTCGGTGAGCACGACCCTCTGGTACTGCAAAGAACCCTTTGGTGGTTTCTTTCGTTGCATTTTGGTTTTGGAGCCAGAGATGAGTCCAGAAAGCTGTGCTGGGGAGATGTACTGCTGGAAAAGGATCCTGAAACAGGCCGAGAACTTCTCGTTTGGCGGACGGAGACTCAGGATCAAAAACAAGGCAAGGCAGCAGTGAAACTGGCCACAGACGACCTTTCTCTCCAAAGCTCTTCGCTACAGGTGATGCCAGATGCCCGGTGAAATTCTACAAAGCGTTCGAGAAACACAGGCCTGATGAAATGAAGAAACCAGAGGCTCCGTTTTACTTGGCAGTGAAGCAGAAACGAAGAGCAGATGACCAGATCTGGTATATGCGTTCGCCACTGGGCAAAAATCAACTGGGCAAGTTTTTGTCGGACGCGGTTTCTGCTGCTGGCCTTCAATCAGGAAAAATAAGGCTGTCAAAGCACTCCGTGAGGAAAACCAGCATCGGTAGATTGCTTGACGCCAATTTTCCCGAAAACTACGTAATGCAGTTGAGCGGCCACAAAAACCATCAAAGTTTAAGCGCATACAAATCGGCATCTTTAAGCCATCAACGCCAGATGTCGGATGCACTCAGCGGACGAAACCAGCCAGCGACATCAAGCTGTACCCATATAAATTTGGATGATTCTGTCAAGGGTCCTTCTGTGTCAAACACTCAGAACGCTGTGACCTCCGTCAGTTCTTCATATCAGTCAACTTCAAACGCACTTGAAGCCATCTTTGCTGGTGTTAACATTTCATCAGTATCGGACTGCACCTTTCAGATTATGACTGGGCCGGTCAATATCGTCAATGAACCAGTTTTAAAGCGACCAAGAAGGCACATCATTGAAAGCGATGACGAAGATTAAACATTTTCCATCCCGCGATTTGCCGATGTTTGATTGCTAATTCCTCCCACCGCTCAACTTTTAGCGACGCCTATTTTGCCATTTACCTCAGTTTCGGCATGAAACGAATTGCCATTAAAGAccttaatttaaaattttttccaaaCGACAAAGCCTTAAATTAGGGCAGTTTGTTAAACTTATCCTTTTCGTCGTTAAAGCCTTTCAGTCACAGAATCAATGTTTTCACCCTTCAGGACCTTGCGAGAAATTACGTGTTGAATGAAAATGCAACGTTAGCCTTTCTGACAGTTTTGACAGCCTATGTCACGCTTGATAGACTTTGCACcaattaaaagttgaattaaaagTATCTCAAACTGATGCCTGCATTGTAATGCCTTGCTTACATttcaaaacaacacgaaaaagTTACGCGTTACGTTaagacaaaactgaaagaatatttcatttgcCGGAAAATGTACACATGCTAAGCCCTCAGAATCGGATCCTTTTTATCCTGTGCATTTTCCGCATAATGTTACATGGAATTTGTGAAAaaccttcaaagctttcttcagtcatgtaataaatctcttattaaccAAGCTTGCTCGGGACCGTACTAGGAGAATATCGACTCTCGGTcttttttgtacggacctcgctgcgctcggtccgtactgtcaagaCCTCGGGCCGATATtctcccagtacggccctcgcgcttggttaataagatgtatatatatatatactcacCCTGAGGAAGACTGACAaattggtcgaaatataggtggtctttacaatgtgtcttatcttcatttgtgtttgatatattgttttatgaggaaaacatctacacacattggatgcttgtgagagtttatatatatatataataattattcctcgagcctgaatgggctatgagtcaatagcccatgaggcagaAGGCCCagtgggctattgattcagaggccatgagggagAGAGGAATAATAACGTTTTAATATTCAGACTTACATCTTTCGTAAGTTAAAGGTAGaattcaatccttttttaccaccaaaacataacaaacatggcgggcgcttttcgctactagtgggctataacatatagcctactagtagctcaaccaatcagaacacagcattgatgatagcccactagttggattttactaaaggtatatatatatttagtatttaccaaatgagtggatagcaattttcgcgcgttttgattggctcccgtaactcggaatatccttggctattcactgttttgcgaacggaaagaaaaatggcgcgtagtttcgcgaaagtttcagaagaagaaattaaaacaacatctttttatccatctgatttggtaaatactaaaacaactatccccctcagggtcggtgaagagcggtggatatatacctcgacgcttcgcgtctcggtatatatccatcactattcacctccccttctagctatatctaactgcagacagtactgtttatacatatatatatatatatatatactgcgcaataatcttgaacgtctgtagtaagagtgctcgatagtaaaagactagagcgtgattataaaaagagtaatcggatcaacaaatgatctgactaggcatatatatatatatatatatatatatatatatataccaagattacggtgtggtgtgaagatgaagagcgctcaataccattaaaagtagagcgaaagtaaaagtaaacacacaaggcaaagattagctgtcgctactcagagtttcacgccggttggcgatcttcaggcaactgacatatcaaatttattacatgcgcatataaacaaggctgacatctaaaacgatggtattatattacatgacgacattgagtaaatatttcagagcgtctattgagaatgttcttctattgagaatgttcgtCTATtgagaacattctcaatagacgctctgaaatatttactcaatgtcgtcatgtaatataataccatcgttttagatgtcagccttgtttatatgcgcatgtaataaatttgatatgtcagttgcctgaagatcgccaaccggcgtgaaactctgagtagcgacagctaatctttgccttgtgtgtttacttttatatatatatatatatatatatatatatatataactaactgcagacagtactgtttcggccttctgggcctcatcagtgcagtgctgatagctaggatgaaggtaagcctataagactacctcgagtgtcccacgcatgtggtacagctcagtcatgccacagtgctcaaaccagagaactagtgagcgtgcgcaattgctatcggcaatgactcatcccattacagtgctcgatttggtttt belongs to Acropora muricata isolate sample 2 chromosome 9, ASM3666990v1, whole genome shotgun sequence and includes:
- the LOC136927555 gene encoding uncharacterized protein KIAA1958-like; amino-acid sequence: MAEREGNSDSQELEDFISAQKSSNTVKKTKSDIRALKRFCSTIDETREPETMTARKLDKLLSRFFKDITKENGEEYEPSSLNSFQRSFQRYFSEKKLPFNIFVDDEFSRSRQVLAAKRKSLVQSGFGNKPNATRELTEEEQEKLFETRQFGEHDPLVLQRTLWWFLSLHFGFGARDESRKLCWGDVLLEKDPETGRELLVWRTETQDQKQGKAAVKLATDDLSLQSSSLQVMPDAR